One region of Malania oleifera isolate guangnan ecotype guangnan chromosome 6, ASM2987363v1, whole genome shotgun sequence genomic DNA includes:
- the LOC131157395 gene encoding bHLH transcription factor RHL1-like, protein MQPCSGEMGMDSLSPCLNPTQVSLQDLQNGHHRHHHQQQQHQHQQIQNAQIQVQSSHFDPSPADDFLEQMLSTIPSCSWPELSAGNPNRAPWDLNPGNSISPANPIGLQKPRDVAEDQGQGNPEALQFHYDDSAMLASKLRQHQIGGGSSAGKSALMLQQQLLMSRGLGAAGGLSRSPTSGSAAGDSGLLPLPLSLGNGDSCDSRFLIDRSQNEIVDASSFKSPNPGGEGSVHALYNGFPGSLHGTGQTSNQAQHFHHPQAGSLPAQNFGAQAAVMNQSPATGSAGAVPAQPRQRVRARRGQATDPHSIAERLRRERIAERMKALQELVPNANKTDKASMLDEIIDYVKFLQLQVKVLSMSRLGGAAAVAPLVADISSDQGGGDCIQANGGGGGGGMGRSNGGSGATQTTSSSDTLAVTEHQVAKLMEEDMGSAMQYLQGKGLCLMPISLATAISAATCHSRNPPVAPHHMLPSAGDGPTSPSMSVLTVQSAAAAGNGGADVSAKDAASVSKP, encoded by the exons ATGCAGCCTTGTAGCGGAGAAATGGGAATGGACTCGTTGTCTCCCTGCTTAAACCCTACCCAGGTTTCTCTTCAAGACCTCCAGAACGGCCACCACCGCCATCACCATCAACAGCAGCAGCATCAGCATCAGCAGATCCAGAACGCTCAGATTCAGGTTCAGAGCTCCCACTTTGATCCTTCTCCCGCCGACGACTTCCTCGAGCAAATGCTCTCCACAATCCCCTCCTGTTCCTGGCCCGAACTCTCAGCCGGCAACCCCAATCGGGCCCCCTGGGACCTCAATCCCGGCAACTCCATCTCGCCGGCGAATCCCATTGGCCTGCAGAAGCCCCGCGACGTCGCCGAAGATCAGGGGCAGGGCAATCCGGAGGCCCTCCAGTTCCACTACGACGACTCGGCCATGCTCGCGTCCAAGCTCCGGCAGCACCAGATTGGCGGCGGCTCATCGGCGGGCAAGTCGGCCTTGATGCTCCAGCAACAGCTTTTGATGTCTAGGGGATTGGGAGCCGCTGGTGGCTTGTCGAGGTCGCCGACGTCGGGCTCCGCGGCAGGCGATTCCGGCCTTCTTCCGTTGCCGTTGAGCCTCGGGAACGGCGATTCTTGTGATTCTCGATTCCTTATTGACCGATCTCAGAACGAAATCGTCGATGCTTCCTCCTTCAAATCCCCAAATCCT gGGGGAGAGGGTTCCGTGCATGCTCTGTATAACGGATTCCCCGGATCTCTGCATGGGACTGGTCAGACATCGAACCAAGCTCAGCATTTCCACCATCCTCAG GCTGGGTCGTTGCCGGCGCAGAACTTCGGAGCTCAGGCGGCAGTGATGAACCAATCTCCGGCTACTGGCTCGGCTGGAGCTGTACCGGCGCAGCCGAGGCAGAGGGTCAGGGCTAGGAGGGGTCAGGCCACAGACCCACACAGCATCGCCGAAAGG TTACGGAGAGAGAGAATTGCAGAGAGAATGAAGGCTCTGCAGGAACTCGTTCCCAATGCCAACAAG ACTGACAAAGCTTCCATGCTGGATGAGATTATCGACTATGTGAAATTCCTCCAGCTCCAAGTCaag GTGCTGAGCATGAGCAGGCTGGGCGGTGCAGCGGCTGTTGCTCCCCTCGTGGCTGATATTTCTTCTGATCAG GGAGGCGGCGACTGCATTCAGGCCAACGGCGGCGGCGGAGGAGGAGGAATGGGCCGCAGCAACGGCGGATCCGGAGCAACGCAAACGACCTCGTCCAGCGACACCCTGGCCGTGACGGAGCACCAGGTGGCCAAGCTGATGGAGGAGGACATGGGCTCCGCCATGCAGTACTTGCAGGGGAAGGGCCTCTGCCTCATGCCCATCTCCCTCGCCACTGCCATCTCCGCCGCCACCTGCCACTCCCGTAACCCCCCCGTCGCCCCCCACCATATGCTGCCCTCGGCAGGCGACGGCCCCACCTCCCCCAGCATGTCCGTGCTTACGGTGCAGTCGGCGGCAGCCGCTGGCAATGGAGGCGCCGACGTCTCCGCGAAGGACGCCGCTTCCGTGTCGAAGCCCTGA